In a genomic window of Cloacibacillus sp.:
- a CDS encoding pyridoxamine 5'-phosphate oxidase family protein: MIPIEEKAAAIIKKCTTIELTSITEDGYPRIFFMNIAASQGAERIFFTTGTKTHKVAQFKKDPKSGIACSNGHDVITMTGTIKIVEDQAVRKSLWKDFYKGFFPGGPEDSGYCVLQFDALEAAFWIDEEYTKCRYTAKGIEVLQHFCQGCGIPRP, translated from the coding sequence ATGATACCGATTGAAGAAAAGGCGGCTGCAATAATCAAAAAATGTACAACCATTGAACTTACTTCCATTACGGAAGATGGGTATCCACGCATATTTTTTATGAACATAGCGGCATCACAGGGAGCCGAACGCATATTTTTCACCACGGGAACTAAGACGCATAAAGTAGCGCAGTTTAAAAAAGACCCAAAATCAGGGATAGCGTGCAGTAACGGGCACGACGTCATCACAATGACTGGAACTATAAAAATCGTAGAAGATCAAGCGGTAAGAAAGAGCCTGTGGAAAGATTTTTATAAGGGATTTTTCCCGGGAGGCCCTGAGGATTCTGGATATTGTGTATTGCAGTTTGACGCGCTGGAGGCCGCCTTTTGGATCGATGAAGAATACACCAAATGCCGCTATACCGCCAAAGGAATAGAGGTGCTCCAGCATTTTTGTCAGGGCTGCGGAATCCCACGGCCCTGA
- a CDS encoding sodium-dependent transporter, with product MSTKSSGAASARESFSTRWGFVLACIGSVVGMGNIWMFPGRVSRYGGGSYLIAYILFVVIIGFSGVIGEMAFGRATGSGPIGAFQKAFKSRGWNEKIGFWLGVVPVVGSLALAVGYSVVVGWILKYTVGSFVGFSLSPDSLDGFGAAFGGMAQAFGNTGWQLAGLAATFYIMSAGITNGIEKANKIMIPLFFVMFVGLGVYIAFRPGASEGYKYIFSVDPAAFRNPMTWIFALGQAFFSLSLAGNGTLIYGSYLKKDVDIINSAAKVAFFDTAAALIAALVIIPAVAAAGARLDAGGPGLIFIYLPHLFKSMPGGRLIMIIFFLSVLFAGVTSLINLFEVSIATLQERMGLSRVKAVLAIAVIGTASSVVIQGIVGGWMDFVSIYVCPLGAAMAGIIFYWVFGGKYARTELQKGRAKEIGPWLEPMTKYVFCVMTVIVFILSCVTPGGIG from the coding sequence ATGAGTACAAAAAGCAGCGGCGCGGCATCCGCGCGCGAATCGTTCAGCACAAGATGGGGCTTTGTTTTGGCCTGTATAGGCTCTGTGGTGGGAATGGGAAATATTTGGATGTTCCCCGGAAGAGTCTCGCGATACGGCGGAGGTTCCTATCTTATCGCATATATTCTGTTTGTTGTGATAATCGGATTTTCGGGCGTCATCGGCGAAATGGCCTTTGGCCGCGCCACTGGCTCTGGGCCTATAGGCGCCTTTCAAAAGGCTTTCAAGAGCCGCGGGTGGAACGAAAAAATAGGTTTTTGGCTGGGGGTCGTGCCGGTCGTAGGTTCGCTTGCCCTCGCGGTGGGATATTCCGTCGTCGTCGGCTGGATACTTAAATATACTGTAGGCTCTTTTGTCGGCTTTTCGCTTTCGCCGGACTCTCTTGACGGCTTCGGCGCGGCCTTCGGCGGGATGGCGCAGGCTTTCGGAAACACGGGATGGCAGCTTGCGGGCCTTGCCGCTACATTTTATATAATGAGCGCCGGCATCACAAACGGCATAGAAAAAGCAAACAAGATAATGATACCGCTTTTCTTCGTGATGTTCGTCGGCCTGGGCGTCTATATCGCCTTTCGCCCCGGGGCCTCCGAAGGCTATAAATATATTTTCTCGGTGGACCCCGCCGCCTTCCGAAACCCTATGACATGGATATTCGCGCTGGGGCAGGCTTTTTTCTCGCTGTCGCTTGCCGGCAACGGGACGCTTATTTACGGCTCATACCTGAAAAAAGACGTGGATATAATCAACTCGGCGGCGAAGGTGGCTTTTTTTGACACGGCGGCGGCGCTGATAGCGGCGCTTGTCATAATCCCGGCGGTGGCCGCGGCCGGCGCAAGGCTGGACGCCGGCGGCCCCGGGCTTATTTTCATTTATCTGCCGCACCTTTTTAAAAGTATGCCGGGCGGCAGGCTCATCATGATAATTTTCTTCCTTTCCGTGCTCTTTGCCGGTGTGACGTCGCTTATAAATCTCTTTGAAGTCTCTATCGCGACGCTTCAGGAGAGGATGGGGCTCTCCCGCGTGAAGGCGGTGCTTGCGATAGCTGTTATTGGAACAGCCTCCAGCGTGGTGATACAGGGCATCGTCGGAGGCTGGATGGATTTCGTATCTATTTACGTCTGCCCGCTTGGCGCCGCCATGGCCGGCATTATTTTCTACTGGGTGTTCGGCGGAAAGTACGCAAGGACGGAGCTTCAGAAGGGGCGCGCAAAAGAGATAGGCCCGTGGCTTGAACCGATGACAAAATATGTCTTCTGCGTCATGACGGTGATAGTCTTCATCCTAAGCTGCGTAACACCGGGCGGCATCGGGTAA